DNA from Candidatus Caccoplasma merdavium:
AGTAACATAATCGGGTTTTCTCTCGACAAATGTAAGAAAAATCTTCTTCGGTGCCCGGTCTCGCCCTGCACTTTTTGGCAAAACGTTTTTCGCCATGCCGTCGTCGTGCCAAGGGTGCCGGTTGTTGCCTTGCCTTGCAGTGCCTGAGTGACCTGAGTATTTTATTTGAAGAATTATTCTCGTTTTTGTTTGGTAATTAGTGTTTTAGTTGCTATCTTTGCGGTGTTTTTCGCCCCGAATGTCGTGACGGTTGCTTGTAATCGGCTGATTGCGAGCGTCTTGTTGAGATTTGGTGTGGCGGATACAAAGATGAAAACTAACGAACAAAAAGAAGATTTAAAGATTTAAAAAAGTTTAAAAGATGCCTACAATTCAGCAATTAGTAAGAAAAGGGCGGGTTGTTTTGGAAGACAAGAGTAAGTCTCCGGCACTGGATTCATGTCCGCAAAGACGTGGCGTGTGTGTGAGAGTATACACGACGACTCCCAAGAAACCTAACTCTGCAATGCGTAAAGTAGCACGTGTGCGTTTGACCAACGGTAAAGAGGTGAACTCTTACATCCCGGGAGAAGGACACAACTTGCAAGAGCACTCGATTGTATTGGTGCGTGGCGGTCGTGTAAAAGACCTTCCCGGTGTGCGTTACCACATCGTTCGCGGAACATTGGATACCGCAGGCGTAAACGGTCGTACCCAACGTCGCTCGAAATACGGAGCCAAGAGACCGAAAGCCGGAGCCGCTCCTGCCGCAAAAGGTAAAAAATAAGACGTAAGCAGAGAGCCCAACAAACTACTTTTAGTGTCAAACACTGTTTGAGTTTATTGGATAGGCTGATTCAGGTTGAGTAAATGGCGTCAGAGGGCGCTGTTGAAGATGTGAAAAGCAACCAAAAACAAAAACAATAATTTACAAAACATAATGAGAAAAGCAAAACCTAAGAAACGGGTTATCTTACCCGATCCCGTATTCAGTGACGTAAAGGTTACCAAATTTGTCAATCACTTGATGTATGACGGCAAGAAAAGCATTGCCTATACTATTTTTTATACGGCCTTGGATACAGTAAAGGAAAAGCTCTCCAACGAAGAAAAATCCGCACTCGAAATCTGGAAAAAAGCGTTGGACAATATTACCCCCCAAGTTGAGGTAAAATCTCGTCGTATCGGTGGTGCAACCTTCCAAGTACCTACCGAAATCCGTCCCGATCGCAAGGAATCCATCTCCATGAAGAATTTGATACAATACGCCCGTAAAAGAGGCGGCAAGACGATGGCCGAGAAATTGGCTGCCGAGATTGTTGATGCCTATAACGAGCAAGGAGGTGCATTCAAACGCAAAGAGGACATGCACAAAATGGCCGAGGCCAACCGGGCATTTGCACATTTCAGATTCTAATCTTAATTCAGTAAAAAGAACCAACAATGTCAAAAGCAGACGAACAACTCAAATATACCAGAAACATCGGTATTATGGCTCACATCGATGCCGGAAAGACGACCACTTCGGAGCGTATTCTTTTCTACACCGGTTTGACGCACAAAATCGGCGAAGTGCACGACGGAGCTGCTACCATGGACTGGATGGAACAAGAGCAGGAACGTGGTATTACCATTACCTCGGCCGCTACCACTACATGGTGGAACTATGCCAACGACAAATACAAAATCAACCTCATTGATACCCCGGGGCACGTCGATTTCACGGCCGAGGTAGAACGTTCGTTGCGCGTACTCGACGGTGCTGTGGCTACTTTCTGTGCCGTAGGTGGTGTGGAACCCCAGTCCGAGACCGTATGGCGTCAGGCCGATAAATACAATGTTCCCCGTGTAGGTTATGTCAATAAGATGGACCGCTCGGGTGCCAACTTCTTCGAAGTCGTACGTCAGTTGAAAGATGTTCTCGGTGCCAACCCCTGCCCCGTGCAGATTCCTATCGGAGCCGAGGAGACTTTCAAAGGCGTCGTTGACCTTATCACGATGAAAGCCATCTACTGGCACGATGAGACCATGGGCGCCGACTACTCCGTGGAAGAAATCCCTGCTTCGCTCAAAGAAGAAGCCGAAGAGTGGCGTGACAAAATGCTCGAAAAAATCGCCGAGTGCGACGATGTCGTTATGGAAAAATATTTCGACGACCCTTCGACCATCACTCCCGAAGAAATCCGTGCCGCTTTGAGAAAAGGAACACTCAGTATGTCGATTGTTCCCATGCTTTGCGGTTCTTCTTTCAAGAACAAAGGTGTGCAGACGCTTCTCGATGCCGTTTGCGCCTACCTGCCCAGTCCCGAAGACACCCCCGCCATCATCGGTCACAACCCCGATGACCCCGACAAAGAAGAGGTGCGCAAACCTCTCTTTGAAGAGAAAATGTCGGCTCTCGTCTTCAAAATCGCTGTCGATCCCTATGTAGGACGTCTCTGCTTCTTCCGCGTATATTCGGGCGAAATCCCCGCAGGCTCTTATGTCCTCAATTCGCGTTCGGGCAAGAAAGAGCGTGTGTCGCGTCTCTTCCAGATGCACTCCAACAAGCAGAACCCCAAAGATGTTATCGGTTGCGGTGACATCGGAGCCGGCGTAGGTTTCAAGGATATCCGCACCGGCGATACCCTCTGTGCCGAAGATGCTCCTATCGTACTCGAAGCCATGGACTTCCCCGATCCCGTTATCGGTATCGCTGTTGAGCCCAAGACGCAGAAAGATATGGATAAGCTCAGCCTCGGCTTGCAGAAACTGGCCGAAGAAGACCCCACCTTCACCGTTAAGACCGACGAAGAGACCGGACAAACCGTTATCAGCGGTATGGGTGAGCTCCACCTCGAAATCATCATCGACCGTCTCAAACGTGAATTCAAGGTTGAATGTAACCAAGGACGTCCTCAGGTATCCTACAAAGAGGCCATCACCAAGCCCGTTGAATTGCGCGAAGTCTACAAGAAACAAACCGGTGGTCGCGGTAAATTTGCCGACATCATCGTTCGCGTAGAACCCGCCGACGACAGCTTCGAAGGCAGCGGACTCCAATTCATCGACGAAGTCAAAGGTGGTAACATTCCCAAGGAATTTATCCCCTCGATACAAAAAGGTTTCACCACGGCTATGAAGAACGGCGTATTGGCCGGCTATCCGCTCGACCGTCTCAAAGTGACCGTTCTCGATGGTTCGTTCCACCCCGTAGACTCCGACCAGCTTTCGTTTGAGGTGT
Protein-coding regions in this window:
- a CDS encoding 30S ribosomal protein S12; translation: MPTIQQLVRKGRVVLEDKSKSPALDSCPQRRGVCVRVYTTTPKKPNSAMRKVARVRLTNGKEVNSYIPGEGHNLQEHSIVLVRGGRVKDLPGVRYHIVRGTLDTAGVNGRTQRRSKYGAKRPKAGAAPAAKGKK
- the rpsG gene encoding 30S ribosomal protein S7, with translation MRKAKPKKRVILPDPVFSDVKVTKFVNHLMYDGKKSIAYTIFYTALDTVKEKLSNEEKSALEIWKKALDNITPQVEVKSRRIGGATFQVPTEIRPDRKESISMKNLIQYARKRGGKTMAEKLAAEIVDAYNEQGGAFKRKEDMHKMAEANRAFAHFRF
- the fusA gene encoding elongation factor G, which encodes MSKADEQLKYTRNIGIMAHIDAGKTTTSERILFYTGLTHKIGEVHDGAATMDWMEQEQERGITITSAATTTWWNYANDKYKINLIDTPGHVDFTAEVERSLRVLDGAVATFCAVGGVEPQSETVWRQADKYNVPRVGYVNKMDRSGANFFEVVRQLKDVLGANPCPVQIPIGAEETFKGVVDLITMKAIYWHDETMGADYSVEEIPASLKEEAEEWRDKMLEKIAECDDVVMEKYFDDPSTITPEEIRAALRKGTLSMSIVPMLCGSSFKNKGVQTLLDAVCAYLPSPEDTPAIIGHNPDDPDKEEVRKPLFEEKMSALVFKIAVDPYVGRLCFFRVYSGEIPAGSYVLNSRSGKKERVSRLFQMHSNKQNPKDVIGCGDIGAGVGFKDIRTGDTLCAEDAPIVLEAMDFPDPVIGIAVEPKTQKDMDKLSLGLQKLAEEDPTFTVKTDEETGQTVISGMGELHLEIIIDRLKREFKVECNQGRPQVSYKEAITKPVELREVYKKQTGGRGKFADIIVRVEPADDSFEGSGLQFIDEVKGGNIPKEFIPSIQKGFTTAMKNGVLAGYPLDRLKVTVLDGSFHPVDSDQLSFEVCAIQAFKKACEKAKPVLQEPIMKIEVVTPEESMGDVISDLNKRRGQVEGMESSRSGARIVKAKAPLAEMFGYVTALRTITSGRATSTMSFSHYAEVSTQIAKQVLTEVQGRVDLL